Below is a genomic region from Anas platyrhynchos isolate ZD024472 breed Pekin duck chromosome 4, IASCAAS_PekinDuck_T2T, whole genome shotgun sequence.
TCTGTGTCTGAAGAATTTGAATGAACATTTTTCTGTAGTAGCTATATCCCCTCTGCACATCTGTCTGCCCAGAGGTTTACTGCAAATGTTtccatctctttttaaaaacaggtcATTTGTCTAGTTGAATCAGGCTTATATAAGACAGTTTACCAGGGTAGCCAGTGTGCATTAGCACTCTTTTATTAATGAGTTCTACACAATAAAACTGCACAATTCTTTTTGCTGTTCTCCCAGAGAACTGAGAACAGGCCAGGGGTTTAAAGTGACTTTCTAATCAAGCTGCAGCTCATTAATGGAGtctattttttaatagttttttatAGTGAGACTGCTTAAAAATACCCTTTAATTAACTCCAGTTCATTTTTGCTTACACTTCTCTTCATTTGATTTAGAGCAAAGACTGCCTGAGCTGATGTTCACAAACAGGAAGAATTATTTTAtgataacattttaaacaaatgagATGTAATCTTtgtaacaaaaagaagaaaaaaaaaaaacatttaaaaaatgaagctaGAAAACTGCATTATCCACTATGTAGATATttacataaaatgtaaatattcatatgtacaaatatttatatacaaatatattagCTAGGCATATTTTAGTAATGAAATATACTCCAGTATATACAAGTATACACAGACAGAAACACCAGCCTAGCAAATTTAAACACTGAAATCTATTCTTGTGAGAAATTAGAAGTAATTAGATCTATGTTTTACAAAATCTCAGACTTTCTAAGTGGGAAATGGAAGTAGGTTTTAACTCTGTGGGTAAAGACCTACCCGTCCTAATAACAAATTTTTAAGCATGAAAGACTTCCCTGTTGAAAAACTGTCTAAATGGGTTTTTAATAGAGAAACATGACTGACTAATGTGACAGAAATGTTTCCTACAATAAAGGCGGAAGAATCTATAATAAAAGATAGAAATATACGAATCCATGGCAGAGATATGACTACATCTCACCTTTACTATGGCTTTGTTGCAATGTAAGGACAAAATGAGTTTCTTAATTTGGGCTACAAAACTGGAGCATAAAAGCAGATGAAACAATTATTCTAACACAATTTTTCTAACTGTGAGACTGTAACTGCGTTAAGAGAGAGATAAAAGTTTTTATTGGTTAGCCATAGATACCTTTAATTGCTAGTAGCTGCTAAAGCAGGCTTATGATGATTCTGCCAAACAGTAGCAGAACAGTGCCCACAATTAAAGCTAGTTAGCTATTCCCTCCCTGGTGTAGCACTTACAGCTTGTAATTCTGGTCACTTCTCATTTTACTGAACTAGATGAATTGGGATGTTGCTATCTTATCTGCAGTGGAGAAAAAGGGGGTGGAAGGAGAGGTAAAAAAGGTGTTTACACACAGACACATCAGCCTAAAAAGGGGTTTGAATTTTAAAACTGACAGTTTTTATGAAACACTGCCCCAGAGCAAGCTGGTTATTATTCATATATACAGAGCTATTTGAAAAGTCAATCTAGTAGTAAATGCAATGTATCAAACACATCTCTCATtaagggagagaaggaggaggaaaagatgGAGAGACAAAACAATCCATTTTTCCTTGGATAGTGGTGgaggacacacaaaaaaaaacagcttcatccaaaaaaaaaaaaatgtatttctgtccCCTTTTTTTCTGTACTGGTCATCATAATGAAACACATCACTGCCAGAGAAGCATGGACAAAAACTGTAGGACAGGAAGACAGTCTTCAAGAAAAGCTCTGGGTTACTGTTGtattaaatgacatttttgatATCTTATGTTTTTAATCAACACAACACTAGATCAAatctataatttaaaaataaaataataataataataataataataataataataataataataataataataataataataataataataataataataataataataataataacagacGTTAccttttttaccttttctccTTAAGGATAAAGTTGCAATcaactttcttttctgtcactgaaaaaaaattaccagCTCATAATATATGGCTTCTCCAAAAGCTTTGGAACATCTCCAGTAAGGATCCCAGGAACACTGACTCCTCATACAGCCAGTGCACACCGTAAAGGTACTACCACCTTTTACAACCCAAACCACCTTTAAACGTGGAATCAGATCAAGACCTGGATGAGACCAGAACAACCAAATGTTAACTCTAACAGTGAGTATGAAAACGTAGTTGTTTGGGATTCCTCCCCAACTCTATAAAGGAACTTTGCAGTTATACCAGTCCTAAGGATATAGTAAAACTTCTTTCATTCAGTCCAGTCCAGCTGCCTTTCAGGCAGGGTGGCACTATGAAAGACACATTACACTATGGCTAAGCAGACAGTGATCACAATTTTTCTGATGATTTCAATATTGCAAAATTTTGGtgatggtgtgttttttttttttgtttgtttgtttgttttgttttgttttgttttgtttttctgttcagcATTTAACAAGTCTGAGGGCTGCTAGTGGACACTTTTGCAACCAGGGAGCCAGGATGATCTAGGGACCCCACAAATTCAACCAGCCCCCAGGATGTTAAGTAACTAGCAAAAGAATCAAGCCCAGAAACTTAGGAAGCTCTAGGCAGGATTTCACAAACAAATTGGCTTCCTTCAATCTCCAGCAAAAGCTATTCTCAGCTGAAGTATTCTGACATGACTATATGATTTGGGTAGGTATTTCAGCTGAATCTGTCTAACCGTTTTTAGTTTGTACCTTCTAAAAAGGACTGCAAAGAGCTGGTGTCAGCCCTGTCCCTCAATGTCTAGGAAACCTGATTCCATCTCTGTACAACTCAAACAGCCATACTGAGAAAGGTAATGAGTTTCATTAAAGCTGTAGTTTCTAGTAAGCAGATAaaagatttgcttttcattctttctaaCAAGTGAAATAGGGAATAAATGTTCTTCCCCTGTAGCTAAAGAAATTTGAAACAAGTCCAAACAGCTTTTCTATTGAATTTATACAAACAGCAGCTCTAAACTCataaaaatatatcactgtGAAACTTACAAATACGGCTTCATTTTATTACCCTTACAACGATAATTTGgagcaataaatattttacacagAACTTGTCTTATGTCTGCAACTGGGGTCATGTAATTTCCTTGGACTTCACTCTATATCTGGAACTCATAACCTAGTTGGTCTGTGCCTGGAAATCCTAATGATGTTAGAGGCAGCTAGCTATATGCAATGATAGACCAGCCTACGTTATATACGAGTTGTATTTAATAAGAGCCCGGAtcaagctttctttttctctgttgaaCATATCTTTCTCTGCAAGGTCAGTGGATTTCTGTGGAATCCCTTGCAAACTTAGGTAACAATCTGAATCAGAGAGGCAGAGTTGAGCCTTAAGGGTTAGAGACCAtcacagaaaaaagaaaggaaaaaaaatcttttacacACAACAGTGTCCTTAAAGGAACACAGTTATGCTTGATATAATCTGCTAGGTGAAAGCATTCAACCTTGAACACTGTCTGATAAAGACTACAAAGCATACAGGTGCCTGGGCATGTTCTTTGCATCTAAGGTAACCATACCTCTGCTGTGCTGTAGCTATTGCAACACCTCAAATGATTTTTAGTGTTAAGAGCAATCACAGCTTGCTTTAAGCTTCCAGTCCATCTAGTGATGTTATGTTCTATTTGAAATAAGCAAAGGCcacacacttttctttttttttttccctgcagtgtTAACCCAGGGGACAGATGACTGCACTCTGGGTCCCTGCCTTGGTCCTGAGCAGATAACACATCATGCTGCGTAGGGAAAGGATGGCTAGAAAGTGTCCCAATGCTTATGAAAACACACAGTATGCTTCACCTCCTGCCAACTGTGTGAAAGGAAAGTGGGCCATCTCCTTACCCACTTTTAGTCCCTTTAAAGCTGGCAGACATCCCAGACAATTCAACGGGGAGCAAAGTGCCTTCATAACCACGGTGCTATCAGGCTCCTAGACAACTGTGGCACAGTTTTCTGCTCTCTGTGCCCTACCCATGTCACACACTGGAGGCTAGGCAAAGTCTATATAGCCCAtaacaataaaagaaatactAGAAGAAACAGGTAGAAGAAATAACCTACCTTATGCAGGTTTGTATTTGAGTCACAGAGTAAACATTCACCTCGAATCCTTTCCTTCACCTAAGCAAGAAAAACAGTAGAGTATGCTTCAATTAGAATATGCAGATTGGTTCTTTCCTATTACCATTAAGTTCTCACAGATCATGCAACACTGGTGAGACAGGGATTTGCTTCTAAAGCAAGTAGCAatgatacaaaaagaaaaaaaaagtaaaatatattccAGCAGGTGGCAggtacaggaaaacaaaaggggACAGCACAAATGCAGAACACTATTCTCAATCACAGTAACACTCTCTAAAAACTGAGATGGAAATAATGTAATACTGTAATTCTGAAGAGCATTAAAATCTTACTCTTAATATAATTCAAGGCCAGGATTTCCTAACTGAGAGTAGCCAGAAGACTGAGCAAAGAATTAACTTGTCTTTTTGAAACCACCTGGCTCTTTCCTTATATTTGAACATGGCTGTGACTAGAAAAACATATGTCTCTCAGGCTGAACATATAATAAATCTAAATAGCACAATTGGCTTTTTGACATTGACATTTTGACATGGTTAGGCACTGCTGAAAACAGGGATCCTAACCCTTTCTCACCAGCTCTCAGCCACAAGCAGGATCTAGCTGGAGCAAAACCTCAGTGAAGaatgaaagcagcaggaaacagttctctttgctggtggcactggtggttttctgctgctttggcaAACTCAGACACCCAGAAAAAAGGGTCTGGCACCATGAAgatggagagggaaaaggacagACCAGCCCTCTTCAGCACCTGTAAGCCCTGCTGTCCTTAAAAGGCTCTGCTTGCCTTCAGATGTCACCCTGAACAGAAGGATGGGAAAATCTGCACTGCAGCAACTACTCCACACTCCCCTCTTGCCCAGAGCTCTCGTCACCCACACAGACTACCCTGTACCAGTTATCACTCTGTATCTGTCCTCTTTCTCTTTACATAGCAATCCCATTCCATAAAGGGGTACATTCTCAAAGGCAAAGGCTTAATTGCTTGCAGAGCTGCAGTAAGTCTGACACGTCTTCTGGAACCTGGATCTCATCCATTGTCAATTTAGTactaatcttttattttccctttacttTGTTAAACCAAACATTCTTCATATCATGTAGAAGCCATTATCTGTAGTCTTGCATCACTAAGTAATAATCCCTATTTCTTATTACAAGCAACACTTCAGttatggaaaggaaaagataGGTCTTATATGTTTATATTGAAAGACAGGATTTTGGCAGTCCTCTTACTTACAGCAGTATAAACCTCAGTGCTCCACAGTCCTTGGCTCCTGGAGCTTGAAGTACAAACTTGAGAATGTTTTGTCTAGAGAAAATGTATTAGCAGGCAATGGCATTACTGCGTGTTTAAGAGAGACCATTTCAAATCAAATTCTCAGCTGTGCTATGTGGAATCTTCAAACTAATCCCTTATTTATTTCACTGGAAAATTCAATATTATCACTGAATTAccattcattttccctttttacttTAAGAGTTCCCTTCTGCATGCCTCACCTTCCACCTAGCTTTCAGAAATGCACCTATACAGCAAGCAACGCTGTCATATCCAACCTCAACACCTCATAAGTTCTTGCCACTGGGGataacagaaaaccaaaaattgtaggaaatgagaaaaatgtaaatgtatttcAACTGAGCAAGGGCTGGCTTATAACCTCACACTCCCAACCGCATACAACATTGTTCCAtactttcctttgcttctcATGTCCTTTGCTTTTCACACCAAAATGGTGCATTTCTCATGTCTAAATGTCTCAatgttatttcttcattctaGCCCTGAATTCGACCTGTCTTCTTGACATTTTAGACCTGAATTAACATATCTGTTATTTcctaaatttaaaataactttagaAATTGTctgtttaaatgtattttataactCACCCTCTGAATCCCCTTAGCTTCCTACATTACACTACTTCCTGCTTTCCCAAGTGTTTCCCAGTGACAAACCTAGAAATCCGTGAGCTTGAATTGTCTTAAATTGCTTAAATCATAACTGCATTCCTTCGATCTGACAAATGTACACTTTGTTATGTAACAGGCAGCACCAATGGAGACCACACAGAGAAAACTTTAAGTATTGCTCAATTAAGTAATTTTCATGCCTATGCTTTCTTCTTCAGCTGTCTTCCACCTCTGTATTTCCAAAACGCTGTGACAAACAGAGGAGTGGTGGCACAGGGTTTGAAAAAAAGGTTTCAAACTCGGTTAAGGAGTTTGCTCACTGGTGCTTATGGCAGCATGAATCCATTGCTCTCCAGGCTGTGTTTGAAACAGCTTCAGCCAGTCCCAGAGCTGTTAAGCCAGCTGCAAAGCACACCTCCAGCTCcatccacgctgcagcccctccTGGAAGCTGCATTACTTCCCGTGAGTCATCATCTCCTCCTTCACCACTGCAGAGGCATCCCACATCTGCTCAGGGAAGTCTGGTGCCTTCCTGtctccagccctgtccccagatTTTCTGACCCTGGCTTTGAATGAGTTGGTATCTCAGAATTGCTTTCTCCAAGCAGGCTCCAGTTTCATTTATTGCATGGGCAAAACACCTCTTTCTTTACAGTGTATGACACATGCCAGTCATCCAGGATATAATGGAATTTCGGTATTATCAGAGGCCCCATTTTTCACATCCTCCTTTTCAGACTAACGAGGGAAGCGTAAATGAATATTGGCAACATTGCacttataattttaatttcctttcttattCTTTTGGCTTTAAGaattctcatttcctttttctagaTTAGTCATTATTCAatcaacagaataaaaatacagcacGTGTATAGTTACTGTATCACTTCTACCAGTTTTCCCACAGTTGAAGAGACACTGCCACCACCACGTTAAACAAGTCTGCTTTGAGGAAATTACAAATTTGCTTGATAAAGAGAATATGCAGTCAGAACAGATCAAGACTTTCATAAGGCATCAGATCTAGTAACCAGAACATTTGAATTGAAAAAGTAAGGACTATATGTCAAGGGCACTTGAAATAGCTTAACAGCTGGTGAACTCATAGATCTTGAAACCATATTGGCAATTGGGGTTCCTTATCAAAGCACTGTGAAAATGTTTCCAATATGAATGTTAAGGATCAGTATGGCACTCATGAAAATCTgtgaaaagtgaagaaaaaaaattaaactgaagtTACTTGTGCCTAGACAAAATACCTTTCAGTGAGATGCTGTAAGAGATCATTTTCTTTAGCTTATCCCctgctcacccccccccccaaaaaaaaagaaaaaaaaagaaaaaattataataataatattgagAAGGTACTTAATTGGAATAAGAAAGTACATTTTGGGGCAAAATATATCTTTAATCTACCTAGGAAGGTGATAATATAAAGCAATGTCTTGGAGCTACAGTTAGATACTGCCAGATTAAAAGGTAAAGATACTTTCTGTTGTTATTTTGATACTGAAGATGGTTCACAATTGGAACAAACTACCTAAAgaaatggtgatttttttaCCTTTTGATTCTTCTATATCAAGACTGgatattaaatatgaaatagGTATCACACCATCTGATCTAGAGATCACATGGAAGAAACAGTGATCCTTTATGACTAAATCATGTGCTGAAGCAGTTGAACAGTACCTAAGCATTTTGGATTTCACCTGCTTGCAAGAAGACCAAAACACACTATCATGCCATAAATAGCACAATTAATCAGCAAAGTTAATCTCAAATGAAATTTCTCTACTGTTTCTCTACTGGACTCTCAGACTCTCATGTTTATACTGAAACATAAAggaatatattaaaatacaagTAAAAAGACTATCACTGTTGGTGGTGGgtgcttgtgtgttttttttttcatagtaaaCACAGTAGTGAAATATTCTCtttacatattaaaaattaGAAGGTCAGTATTAACAGATGTCTATTGCTGTTAAAGAAATTATAGTGAAACGATTGAGGAagctgaaatacaggaaatatcTTAACTGCTAAATATGCAAAAAACATTGCATAAAAGAAATTCATAGTTACAGTATCCTATCTTTTCTTGTACTTATTTCCTGAAAACATTTGTCAAAATTCTGTTTAGAGATACCAAACAGAACTGAGTGATTTTTATTCCTCAGATTTtcacttgtttattttactaATTAATTTGGCCCTACAAAAGTATGCTTATTCAGGGCTGAAGCAGACAAACAGTTATAAACAAAACAGCTCCCCACGCACTCCTACGTCCTTTAATCCATTTGAAATTGCTGGTGATACTTAAACAAACACAGCACCTTTGTTCTGCATTCCTCAGTAAGAGCCAGAACTAGAAAACAGAGTTCCGTAACTGATTGCTGTGACTCCTGTTACAATACCACTACACACTAAGACTGAAGGAAAAGGATTTAAGAAAATCCACATGATGCAATTTTTACATAGAAGTAGTGCAATAAGCTGTTTTTTTGGTGCCAAAAGCTTGTGTAACCTGACATTTCCACTGACCACAACTCAAGGAGTGCGCAAACAGCAAACACGTCACCACCAATGGTCAAGGTATCCTGCAAAAAGTGGGTGATTAGCCTAATTTAATCAGAAATACGAAAGGCAATTTAAACCTTCCTCACCCAATAACTTACGTGCCTGTATGAACCCTCTCAGATGCGTAGGTTCGGCTCatgccagcctcctgcctggcACACACGTGCAGTGTGAGCCCAGCCCTGCGACGCCTGTGCAAACAGCTCCACCAACACTGACGGAACTTTAAACACCAAACCCTGAATCAATAAAATGACGTGCCATTGGGGAACAGCTCTCCAGCCACACTGGTGAACAAGCGGCCACTCTTTGCAAAGGAGAGCTGCGGTAGTAAAACTCCAGAACAGGAGCAAGAGTTtggaacagaaaatgttttttaaaaagtgtgaaTCAGGGAATCTCACACTGACCCTCGGCTGCAGAGAGATTCTGGGCTGCCATCCAAGCCTGTTAGGGGAGTGCTGAGCCATTATTATGCAAGTTACCTCGTTGGGCAAACCGCCCTGAGCCCTGCGTACAAGCAGTACAAGTTGAGCATCGTTAGGAAGAGACCACCACTTTCCGACAGATCTGTCAGCCTGCATGAAACCCCTCAGGAGGGTGGGGAGCTAAATTGACCAAAATCAACTGAGAAATAAGCTCCCCCCTGAGAAATGAGCTACcccaacatatatatatatatatatatatatatatatatgctttttatTACCAGTAAATTTCAAGAGAGTTTGTCTGATGAATAAATGGATAGAGATGTAGTATGATAATACTTCTAACATACATTgacttgaaaaatatatatgtaccaCGTTTTGGCAAATAGAGACCTATTTCAGTGGATTAACCCTATTACTTTAAAATCCAcgaaaagcctttttttccactccCCTTAGGAAGCCACATTTCTTACATTCGAGACATCCATCCTGCTTTACGTTCTAGCTGcacaaaaagcatttcaatggaaataaataaataaataaataagatcgAAGCCCAGAAAACACATCCAGGAGGTACTCACGAAGTATATAAAACCGAAAGCGGACAGGGGGGTATTATTCCATATATACACGGGTGTTATTTTTATGGGTACAGAAGGAGGCAGCCGAGGGGTGCTTTCCGTGCCGAGGTACTCCCCCGGTGCCGCATCCCCCGAGCCCATCCCCGCACACGGCAGTGCGCTGGGTGCCGATCCGTGCACACTGCCGGCC
It encodes:
- the LOC110354175 gene encoding uncharacterized protein isoform X3 — translated: MGSGDAAPGEYLGTESTPRLPPSVPIKITPVYIWNNTPLSAFGFIYFTKHSQVCTSSSRSQGLWSTEVYTAVKERIRGECLLCDSNTNLHKTTNGSLAVSSNCLKTQTFV
- the LOC110354175 gene encoding uncharacterized protein isoform X2 encodes the protein MGSGDAAPGEYLGTESTPRLPPSVPIKITPVYIWNNTPLSAFGFIYFTKHSQVCTSSSRSQGLWSTEVYTAVKERIRGECLLCDSNTNLHKEEGSTVFLLWAAAWVPEDVIQLQ
- the LOC110354175 gene encoding uncharacterized protein isoform X4, giving the protein MGSGDAAPGEYLGTESTPRLPPSVPIKITPVYIWNNTPLSAFGFIYFTKHSQVCTSSSRSQGLWSTEVYTAVKERIRGECLLCDSNTNLHKG
- the LOC110354175 gene encoding uncharacterized protein isoform X1 yields the protein MGSGDAAPGEYLGTESTPRLPPSVPIKITPVYIWNNTPLSAFGFIYFTKHSQVCTSSSRSQGLWSTEVYTAVKERIRGECLLCDSNTNLHKILIHRDIFDEKGSSPETYKSKRRGGQKAFRFDTSHLQMLP